The Mucilaginibacter yixingensis genome window below encodes:
- a CDS encoding FG-GAP-like repeat-containing protein — protein MCRKLFLLFIFPFFCFAVDAQTPIISSFSPLSAGIGSQITINGDNFNTNATDNIVYFGYVKAVVKSASKTQLTVTVPQSATNKPISVLNAVTHLTAYSSLPFSITFAGNGNVSSGDFDLSQTLSYKNVSPIVMADFDSDGKPDVVTADELHENLLLLHNSTQQGSKLTFDTSYVHNYDDFGIMRAADVNGDGKPDIIIKTTYSDIIKVHINTSVSGKISFAYPVNFALSAQYCNAIDVADIDGDGMPDIIANTGDKSISILRNTSTSTTLSFDKPVTTDAIALAVTMRIADLNADGKPDIVVATNTDPGTQIGTIAVLTNNSSPGNISFNLGAARYTGAPAFDLGDVNGDGKPDLVTGDKTTFKLYVYQNNTATNQPVTFQQPLFVANEAPLLSQILIQDIDGDGKNDILVSGNGINLWRNISGSSLIFDMKVSVSNASYNVLNGCDLDGDNKTDFLVNDGINQLAVIRNNTQTPPPPGPVVTSVSPLSGQVGATVTISGSGFNGTVANNVVFFGPVQGTVSAASATQLTVKVPAGSSFQPIAVVNTATHLQTISSQWFTPTYPTKKEIYPSDFQAQVNIPSNNYISNQQVADIDGDGKPDLVYANTGTGAVSIYLNKSTGGPLTSTSLATKVDVNAPSEHPFCTRIADMNNDGKPDILYIVGNSSSKLVLLLNTSKPGSVSFVQSYSHEAFSSMTDMVTGDFDNDGKTDFAFIRPNDIVFYRNTTPTTGNIGTMTFAESITLKGVASPSSLNAADMDGDGKLDMVFTENGGMAAFLNTSIPGAINFTAIPARISGTGGLAKVADIDGDGKLDVISMYSTSVITLVRNTSVKGSLSFDNAVVLPATYSVNGSYVLNVADMDGDGKPDLVFGDQNTVGIMRNTAVNGSFSTDSFSPKINLPVTASPYSINIADMNGDGKPDIIATDQSSISLMGYIGDPLHNPPVISSFTPASAATDAVVTLIGSYFTGTKSLTFGGVPVTSFKVVSADTIQAVVSLGNPSGDIVIITADGKYTAKGFTFIPPPVVTSFSPSAAATGEKVTITGTGFNGVTAVRFGGVPAASFTVTSATTIQAVIGTGGTGTVTVTAASGTGALGGFKYPLPTISISGDQSYGYITGKAITPIKTINKGGVIPNGLYGKVTTLAGSRSPGAVDAVGTLASFNNPANLTIDYDGNLFVVDQGNNAIRKVTPDGTVTTYAGTKKAGHDDGPRATATFGSPYTIAMDVTGNMYVFDNNSNTIRKITPNSGVTTFAQGNNILHQSNAFTTDLQNNLYTSQSQDKDVLKIMPDGTTNVLATPSSSGANNSLSPAGLAADANGNIWVTDYNARLIRKIMPDGTLSTLAGNSNAPYGSRDGVGTNATFTDPVAMALDQAGNAYISDSWSFIIRKMAPDGMVTTLAGNGKDGYADGIGTASSFSYTGGLCPDAMGNLYVCDGNQQIRKIIITGYAISPALPDGMVLNEDGTISGTPTAAATATDYTITAYNGSGSSTCKVNIAVSLSAPPTITSFTPTSAGIGAKVTITGTNFTGTTTVSFGGMAATDFTVQSSTSILATVATGTTGNIAVTTPSGTATLAGFSFTGPKIDSFSPASAATGGSVTITGEGFTDATSVSFGGTPATSFVINSSTSITAVVGAGSTGYISVTTPNGTSSSQNGFVKVTTPPANISYGNAQTYTVATPITPLTPLNTGSEVPLATYGNVSVLAGSGFPGYAEGQGSAAAFTDPLAIAMTPDGNFYVADNNNPSSIRKVTPGGLVSTFVANSALGTSNTSGYFMLTGITADASGNLYVALGYDNVIKKITPQGVVSLFAGSGVAGSADGKGQLASFNGPRGLAVGPDGAVYVADVSNHMIRKITPDGTVTTLAGNTVYGNANGTGMAASFHQPMGVCVDIFGNVYVADGANNLIRKITPAGTVSTFAGSGKQGFADGKATEAAFNAPWAVTVDDLGNVYVMDILNNRMRKITQDGMVSTVANNFNFPVSVILDNAGNALIVEQSGPQIKKVSLSGYAITPALPAGLTFEATTGIISGTPTQVFPATDFFVTAYTKNGASTATVNIKVNPFTLPVNNFLVSSNSVTCRGANNGSITITANKATYNYTATLTGSNVNTQLPFTTSTTFNNLLPGSYNVCITLAGQPNYQKCYTLVITEPKDLSVYATVNPDRHSISLALKGGTTYQVQLNGIVATSTDSLITLPLAAGANKLIVTTDKACQGLFERVIDIADQILPYPNPFTEVLNINMGFEKTHTAEVKIFTIYGQLIYQKKFNEPAGTIQLNLSKITMSGVYSLQMSTDNGTKFFKIARK, from the coding sequence ATGTGTCGCAAGCTCTTTCTGCTGTTTATATTTCCATTTTTTTGTTTCGCCGTTGATGCTCAAACACCTATTATCTCATCGTTTAGCCCCCTATCGGCTGGGATAGGTTCACAAATAACTATCAACGGTGACAATTTTAACACAAACGCTACAGACAATATTGTTTATTTCGGCTATGTAAAAGCTGTGGTAAAATCGGCATCAAAAACACAGCTTACCGTAACGGTCCCGCAAAGCGCAACCAACAAACCCATATCGGTACTTAATGCGGTCACGCATCTTACTGCATATTCCTCTTTGCCTTTCAGTATAACATTTGCCGGCAATGGTAACGTCAGTTCGGGCGATTTTGACCTGTCTCAAACGCTGTCCTATAAAAACGTAAGCCCAATTGTTATGGCTGACTTTGACAGCGATGGCAAACCAGATGTGGTAACAGCCGACGAGCTGCATGAAAATCTTTTATTACTACACAACAGTACCCAACAGGGAAGCAAGCTTACTTTTGACACCTCATACGTCCATAATTATGATGATTTTGGAATAATGAGAGCTGCTGACGTAAATGGCGATGGCAAACCGGACATTATTATCAAGACCACATATAGCGATATAATTAAGGTACATATCAATACATCTGTTAGCGGTAAAATTAGTTTTGCCTACCCGGTAAACTTCGCCTTAAGCGCACAGTATTGTAATGCCATAGATGTTGCTGATATTGATGGAGATGGCATGCCGGATATTATTGCAAACACAGGTGATAAAAGTATTAGCATACTCCGCAACACCAGTACTTCCACAACTTTGTCTTTTGACAAACCTGTAACCACAGACGCCATCGCATTAGCGGTTACTATGAGAATTGCCGATCTGAATGCCGACGGCAAACCAGATATCGTTGTTGCCACCAATACCGACCCTGGTACCCAAATTGGAACCATCGCTGTTTTAACCAATAATTCATCCCCAGGTAATATCTCATTCAATCTCGGCGCCGCCCGGTATACAGGAGCGCCTGCGTTTGATCTGGGCGATGTTAACGGCGATGGCAAACCCGATCTGGTAACGGGAGATAAAACAACTTTCAAACTATATGTATATCAAAACAATACAGCTACCAACCAACCCGTAACTTTCCAGCAACCTTTGTTTGTTGCAAATGAAGCGCCCCTGCTAAGCCAGATACTTATACAAGATATTGATGGCGATGGCAAAAACGACATACTGGTTAGTGGCAACGGCATTAACCTGTGGCGCAATATCTCGGGCTCATCATTGATATTTGATATGAAGGTGAGTGTAAGCAATGCAAGCTATAATGTGTTAAATGGATGCGATTTGGACGGAGATAACAAAACCGACTTTCTCGTAAACGATGGCATCAATCAACTCGCCGTTATCAGAAACAATACACAAACGCCCCCGCCGCCAGGGCCGGTTGTTACATCGGTCAGCCCGCTAAGCGGTCAGGTAGGCGCTACAGTTACTATAAGCGGCAGCGGATTTAATGGTACTGTCGCTAATAATGTAGTATTTTTTGGCCCCGTACAAGGAACGGTTAGTGCAGCGTCTGCAACACAGCTTACTGTTAAAGTGCCGGCAGGCTCATCCTTTCAACCTATTGCTGTCGTTAACACCGCTACACACCTGCAAACGATATCTTCACAGTGGTTTACGCCTACTTATCCTACAAAAAAAGAGATTTATCCGTCAGATTTTCAGGCCCAGGTAAACATCCCTTCAAACAACTACATTTCAAACCAGCAGGTGGCCGATATAGACGGAGATGGCAAGCCTGACCTTGTTTACGCCAATACAGGCACAGGTGCCGTATCAATATATCTTAATAAATCAACAGGCGGACCTTTAACCAGTACATCCCTGGCAACAAAAGTTGATGTCAACGCGCCCTCAGAACATCCCTTCTGTACGCGGATAGCCGACATGAACAATGATGGCAAGCCCGATATTCTATACATCGTAGGCAACTCCAGCAGCAAATTAGTCTTATTACTCAACACGTCTAAACCAGGCTCGGTATCATTTGTACAGTCATACAGCCACGAAGCATTTTCATCTATGACCGATATGGTTACCGGCGATTTTGATAACGATGGTAAAACAGATTTTGCATTTATACGCCCTAATGATATTGTTTTTTACCGCAACACCACCCCAACTACAGGTAACATAGGTACAATGACATTTGCAGAGTCTATCACCTTAAAAGGCGTTGCCAGCCCCTCAAGCTTAAATGCGGCTGATATGGACGGTGATGGCAAACTTGATATGGTATTTACTGAAAACGGCGGCATGGCAGCCTTTCTTAATACCTCTATCCCCGGTGCCATTAATTTTACTGCCATACCGGCACGTATATCAGGTACAGGAGGTTTGGCCAAGGTAGCCGATATAGACGGCGATGGCAAGCTCGATGTGATATCAATGTACTCAACCAGCGTTATTACACTGGTCCGCAACACGTCTGTAAAAGGAAGCTTAAGCTTTGATAATGCCGTTGTTCTGCCTGCTACCTATAGCGTTAATGGTAGCTATGTACTTAATGTAGCCGATATGGACGGCGATGGCAAGCCCGATCTGGTTTTTGGCGACCAAAATACAGTTGGAATTATGCGTAATACGGCTGTAAACGGAAGTTTCAGTACCGATTCTTTTTCGCCCAAGATAAACCTGCCGGTTACAGCATCGCCCTACTCCATCAACATAGCCGATATGAACGGCGATGGCAAACCCGATATTATTGCCACAGACCAAAGCAGTATTTCATTGATGGGCTATATTGGCGACCCTTTGCACAATCCACCCGTCATCTCCTCATTTACGCCTGCATCAGCAGCTACAGATGCAGTAGTAACTCTGATTGGCAGCTATTTTACCGGCACCAAATCACTTACTTTTGGCGGGGTACCTGTTACCAGCTTCAAGGTAGTATCAGCAGATACCATTCAAGCGGTTGTTTCATTGGGGAACCCATCCGGTGATATCGTTATCATAACTGCCGACGGTAAATACACAGCCAAAGGCTTCACATTTATTCCACCGCCTGTAGTTACCAGTTTCAGCCCATCTGCGGCAGCCACAGGCGAGAAAGTGACGATTACCGGCACCGGTTTTAACGGAGTTACCGCAGTGAGGTTTGGAGGCGTACCTGCGGCATCATTTACCGTAACGTCTGCCACCACTATACAGGCAGTTATTGGCACAGGTGGTACCGGCACTGTTACTGTAACCGCAGCGAGTGGTACTGGCGCCCTGGGCGGATTTAAGTACCCGCTGCCCACTATCAGCATCTCGGGCGATCAAAGTTATGGGTATATTACAGGCAAGGCTATTACACCTATAAAAACAATAAACAAAGGCGGGGTGATCCCTAACGGCCTGTATGGTAAAGTTACCACCCTGGCAGGCAGCCGCAGCCCCGGCGCCGTTGACGCGGTGGGCACCCTGGCCAGTTTTAATAACCCGGCAAATCTAACAATTGACTATGACGGCAATTTGTTTGTGGTAGACCAGGGAAACAATGCTATCAGGAAGGTGACACCCGATGGTACCGTTACCACCTATGCAGGCACAAAAAAGGCCGGGCATGATGACGGCCCCCGGGCTACTGCCACTTTTGGTTCGCCATATACTATAGCCATGGATGTTACAGGTAATATGTATGTGTTTGACAACAACAGCAACACTATTCGTAAAATCACGCCCAACTCAGGAGTTACAACATTTGCCCAGGGCAATAACATACTACACCAATCTAATGCCTTTACAACCGACCTGCAAAACAACCTGTACACCAGCCAATCTCAGGATAAAGATGTTTTAAAAATTATGCCTGACGGAACAACCAACGTGTTGGCCACCCCAAGTTCATCAGGAGCCAACAATAGTCTATCACCCGCTGGCCTGGCTGCTGATGCCAATGGAAATATCTGGGTAACTGACTATAATGCAAGGCTAATCAGGAAGATAATGCCAGACGGAACCTTGTCTACGCTGGCCGGTAACAGCAATGCCCCATACGGCAGTCGCGATGGCGTAGGCACAAATGCTACGTTTACCGATCCGGTCGCTATGGCTTTAGACCAGGCGGGCAATGCTTATATTTCAGACTCCTGGTCATTTATTATCCGAAAAATGGCGCCCGATGGCATGGTAACTACCTTAGCCGGAAATGGCAAAGATGGTTATGCTGACGGCATTGGTACCGCCTCCAGCTTTTCGTACACGGGCGGCCTTTGCCCCGATGCTATGGGCAACTTATATGTGTGCGATGGCAATCAGCAGATACGCAAAATAATCATCACAGGCTATGCCATTAGTCCTGCCTTGCCTGATGGCATGGTGTTGAATGAAGACGGCACAATCAGCGGAACACCAACCGCAGCAGCCACAGCTACCGACTACACCATCACAGCATACAATGGCAGCGGCAGCAGCACTTGTAAAGTTAACATTGCGGTATCATTATCGGCACCGCCAACAATCACCTCCTTTACGCCCACCAGCGCAGGCATTGGCGCAAAGGTTACCATTACTGGAACAAACTTTACAGGCACCACCACAGTAAGCTTTGGCGGCATGGCAGCTACAGATTTTACCGTACAATCATCTACCAGCATATTAGCCACGGTTGCCACAGGTACAACCGGCAATATAGCCGTTACCACGCCAAGCGGCACGGCAACCCTGGCCGGTTTTTCCTTTACCGGACCAAAAATTGATTCATTCTCGCCCGCCAGCGCAGCAACCGGTGGTTCGGTAACCATTACGGGCGAGGGCTTCACCGACGCCACTTCGGTTAGTTTTGGCGGTACACCCGCTACCTCATTCGTTATCAATTCGTCTACCAGCATTACAGCCGTTGTTGGAGCTGGCTCAACCGGTTATATTTCAGTTACTACGCCCAATGGCACAAGCTCATCTCAAAACGGATTTGTTAAAGTAACTACGCCGCCTGCAAATATTAGTTACGGCAATGCGCAAACCTACACTGTGGCCACGCCAATTACACCGCTTACCCCGCTAAATACCGGAAGTGAAGTACCCTTAGCAACCTATGGAAATGTATCAGTATTGGCCGGTAGCGGCTTTCCGGGATATGCTGAAGGGCAGGGTAGCGCAGCAGCATTTACCGACCCGCTGGCCATTGCAATGACTCCTGACGGGAATTTTTATGTAGCTGATAATAATAACCCTTCATCTATCAGAAAAGTTACTCCTGGTGGCCTTGTAAGCACTTTTGTTGCCAATAGCGCGCTGGGCACCTCTAATACCAGCGGCTATTTTATGCTGACAGGTATTACTGCCGATGCATCAGGCAATCTTTATGTGGCGTTAGGGTATGATAATGTAATAAAAAAGATAACACCGCAAGGCGTTGTAAGCCTCTTTGCCGGAAGTGGCGTAGCCGGTTCTGCAGACGGCAAGGGTCAATTAGCCAGCTTTAACGGTCCAAGAGGCTTAGCCGTTGGACCGGATGGGGCTGTTTATGTAGCTGATGTAAGCAACCACATGATTCGCAAAATCACGCCAGATGGTACCGTGACCACCCTGGCCGGCAATACAGTATATGGCAATGCCAATGGAACCGGCATGGCGGCAAGCTTTCATCAGCCGATGGGGGTTTGTGTGGACATTTTTGGAAATGTATATGTTGCCGATGGTGCAAATAACCTTATACGTAAAATAACCCCTGCCGGCACAGTATCTACGTTTGCGGGTAGCGGCAAACAAGGCTTTGCCGATGGCAAGGCAACAGAAGCAGCATTTAATGCGCCCTGGGCCGTAACCGTAGATGATTTAGGAAACGTTTATGTGATGGATATACTGAACAACCGAATGCGTAAAATAACCCAGGATGGAATGGTAAGCACGGTTGCTAATAACTTCAACTTCCCAGTATCCGTTATCCTGGACAACGCAGGCAATGCGCTTATTGTAGAGCAGTCCGGTCCACAAATAAAAAAGGTATCACTTAGTGGTTACGCCATTACGCCTGCTTTGCCGGCCGGATTAACTTTTGAAGCCACCACGGGCATCATTAGCGGTACGCCCACCCAGGTTTTCCCGGCAACAGATTTTTTTGTTACAGCTTATACGAAAAATGGAGCAAGCACTGCTACAGTAAACATTAAGGTTAATCCGTTTACCTTACCGGTAAATAATTTCCTGGTGTCATCTAACAGTGTTACCTGCCGCGGAGCAAACAATGGCTCCATCACCATAACAGCCAACAAGGCCACCTATAATTACACAGCAACCCTAACCGGTAGTAATGTAAATACTCAATTGCCATTTACCACCTCCACAACTTTTAACAATTTATTGCCAGGCAGTTATAATGTGTGCATTACCCTAGCCGGGCAACCCAATTACCAGAAATGTTATACCCTGGTAATTACCGAACCTAAAGATTTATCGGTATATGCAACGGTAAACCCAGACAGGCACAGTATCAGCCTTGCACTAAAGGGCGGAACAACTTATCAGGTTCAATTAAACGGCATTGTTGCTACATCAACCGACAGCCTGATTACCCTGCCGCTGGCGGCAGGAGCTAACAAACTGATAGTAACTACAGATAAAGCCTGCCAAGGCTTATTTGAACGCGTTATTGATATTGCCGACCAAATACTTCCCTACCCCAATCCTTTTACAGAAGTACTGAACATTAACATGGGATTTGAAAAAACGCATACAGCCGAGGTGAAGATATTTACTATTTACGGTCAGTTGATTTATCAAAAGAAATTTAATGAGCCAGCCGGCACGATTCAACTTAATTTGAGTAAAATAACAATGTCGGGGGTATATTCATTGCAAATGAGCACTGATAATGGTACAAAATTTTTTAAGATAGCAAGGAAATGA
- a CDS encoding MFS transporter, translating to MTERTGLTDNGHKYRWKICVLLFFATSINYLDRQVLGILAPELTRMFKWSEADYGIIISAFKWAYAIGLLCAGAILDKIGTKKGFTIFISIWSVVSMLHAAARSLMGFIVARFALGIGEAGNFPACIKTVAGWFPVKERAFATGLFNSGSNIGAIIAPLLIPWLFIKWGWQWAFLVTGLLGLIWLAFWLAVYRKPDEHPGLHPDERSYILADRPTATQEKVPFRLLLKDRRVWIICLCRFLTDPVWWFFLYWLPKFLSARFHIELLDVAAPIIAIYVISDLGSIAGGWYSSWQIKHGHSVDSARKRTILICGLMALPVTFAAVTNHLWVAVGFISLATAAHQAWAANIYTIVSDIFPQNKVGTLTGLAGTFGAVGGALGALIVGIILQVSHSYIPIFISFSSMYLVAWFLLRVFVKIET from the coding sequence ATGACTGAACGTACAGGCCTGACAGATAATGGCCATAAGTATCGCTGGAAAATATGCGTACTGCTGTTTTTTGCCACCTCCATCAATTACCTTGACAGGCAGGTGCTGGGCATTTTGGCCCCAGAGTTAACGCGCATGTTCAAATGGTCGGAGGCCGATTATGGGATCATCATCTCTGCGTTTAAATGGGCTTATGCCATTGGCTTGTTGTGCGCCGGGGCTATACTGGATAAGATAGGCACTAAAAAAGGCTTCACCATCTTTATTAGTATCTGGAGCGTGGTATCTATGCTGCATGCGGCGGCACGCTCGCTTATGGGTTTTATCGTCGCGCGCTTTGCCCTGGGTATTGGCGAGGCCGGTAACTTTCCGGCTTGTATCAAAACGGTTGCGGGCTGGTTTCCGGTAAAAGAGCGTGCTTTTGCTACAGGCCTGTTTAACAGCGGTTCGAATATTGGTGCCATTATTGCACCGCTGCTCATTCCGTGGTTATTTATCAAGTGGGGGTGGCAATGGGCATTTTTAGTTACCGGTTTGCTAGGTCTCATTTGGCTGGCCTTTTGGCTGGCTGTTTATCGTAAGCCGGATGAGCACCCTGGCTTACACCCGGATGAACGCAGCTATATCCTTGCCGACAGACCCACTGCTACGCAAGAAAAGGTGCCCTTCCGCTTATTACTAAAAGACCGCCGCGTATGGATCATCTGTCTGTGTCGCTTTCTTACCGACCCGGTATGGTGGTTCTTTTTATACTGGCTGCCCAAGTTTCTCAGCGCACGTTTTCATATCGAACTGTTGGATGTGGCGGCGCCTATAATTGCCATTTATGTAATTTCAGATCTGGGCAGCATCGCCGGCGGGTGGTATTCATCATGGCAAATTAAACACGGGCATTCGGTGGATAGCGCACGTAAGCGCACCATACTAATTTGCGGTTTAATGGCATTGCCGGTCACTTTTGCGGCCGTCACCAATCATTTGTGGGTGGCCGTTGGCTTTATTTCATTGGCAACAGCCGCACATCAGGCCTGGGCGGCTAATATTTATACTATCGTGAGCGATATATTTCCACAAAATAAGGTAGGCACGCTTACCGGGCTGGCAGGTACTTTCGGTGCAGTAGGTGGTGCATTGGGGGCACTTATTGTGGGTATCATTCTGCAAGTCAGTCATTCTTATATTCCTATTTTTATTTCTTTTAGCAGTATGTACCTGGTCGCCTGGTTCCTGCTCAGAGTATTTGTTAAAATAGAAACCTAA
- a CDS encoding SDR family NAD(P)-dependent oxidoreductase, with amino-acid sequence MIDILNINGRVALVTGGGTGIGFGIAQSFAAAGATVVITGRREDVLQEAVAQIGNGARYYVQDISKQTELPAFVERLEKEVGPIDILVNNAGQHLKKFMRDTTDQEFLALLQVHLLSVFSLSREVANRMSARKRGSILLISSMSAVMGMTQVVAYTTAKTALIGLMRAMMAEYSADNVRVNAIAPGWIESDMMFKAINADEQRKNKIMSRIPFNRFGKPKDIGNAALFLASDAAEYITGVFLPIDGGAAGGF; translated from the coding sequence ATGATAGATATTTTAAATATAAACGGGCGTGTAGCGTTAGTTACCGGCGGCGGTACCGGGATCGGGTTCGGCATCGCCCAGTCATTCGCGGCGGCTGGCGCAACGGTAGTTATTACGGGCCGTCGTGAGGATGTTTTACAGGAAGCAGTGGCGCAGATTGGCAACGGTGCACGTTATTACGTGCAGGATATATCGAAGCAAACCGAACTCCCGGCATTTGTAGAGCGTCTGGAAAAGGAAGTTGGCCCCATAGATATACTGGTAAACAATGCTGGGCAGCACCTCAAAAAGTTTATGAGAGATACCACCGACCAGGAGTTTTTAGCCTTGCTGCAGGTGCATCTGCTCAGCGTTTTCAGTCTGTCGCGCGAGGTAGCTAACCGCATGTCGGCACGCAAACGTGGTAGTATTTTACTCATCAGCTCCATGTCTGCCGTTATGGGGATGACACAGGTGGTTGCCTATACCACCGCCAAAACCGCCCTGATTGGCCTGATGCGCGCCATGATGGCCGAGTACAGTGCCGATAATGTGCGGGTAAATGCGATAGCGCCGGGCTGGATCGAGTCTGACATGATGTTCAAGGCTATCAATGCCGACGAGCAACGCAAGAACAAGATTATGAGCCGTATACCCTTCAACCGTTTCGGCAAACCTAAAGACATTGGCAACGCCGCACTGTTCCTTGCATCGGATGCCGCCGAATATATTACCGGCGTTTTTCTGCCGATAGATGGCGGTGCTGCCGGCGGGTTCTGA
- a CDS encoding RraA family protein gives MKLWNNDNELFEIAKKELFTALVGDVLDKLGYLHQFVSPDIKPLRADMVVIGRAMPVLEADVFCEVAPDAHLPLMKQPFGLMFEALDQLQENEVYICSGSSPRYALWGGLMSTRALKLKAAGAVMDGYSRDTPEILRLNFPTFSKGSYAQDQGPRGKVLDYRVPIEFNGVLVRPGDIVYGDVDGLLIIPKEAEEAAFAGAIEKARGEKHVQKALEEGMSTVDAFKKFGIM, from the coding sequence ATGAAACTCTGGAATAACGACAACGAACTTTTTGAGATTGCCAAAAAGGAATTATTTACCGCCCTTGTAGGCGACGTGCTGGATAAACTGGGTTACTTGCACCAGTTTGTATCACCCGATATCAAGCCGCTGCGTGCCGATATGGTAGTTATTGGCCGCGCCATGCCTGTGCTGGAGGCTGACGTGTTTTGCGAAGTGGCGCCCGATGCTCACCTGCCGTTAATGAAACAACCGTTCGGACTGATGTTCGAGGCCCTGGATCAATTGCAGGAAAACGAGGTTTACATCTGTTCAGGCTCTTCTCCACGTTATGCCTTGTGGGGCGGCTTAATGAGCACCCGTGCGCTGAAACTGAAAGCGGCCGGCGCCGTAATGGATGGTTACTCGCGCGATACGCCGGAGATTCTCCGCCTTAATTTTCCTACTTTTTCCAAAGGCAGCTACGCGCAGGACCAGGGTCCACGCGGTAAGGTGCTTGACTATCGCGTGCCCATTGAGTTCAATGGGGTGTTAGTACGCCCCGGCGATATTGTATATGGCGATGTGGACGGCCTGCTCATCATTCCAAAAGAAGCGGAAGAGGCGGCCTTTGCCGGGGCGATTGAAAAAGCCCGCGGTGAAAAGCATGTGCAGAAAGCGCTGGAAGAAGGTATGAGCACCGTTGATGCTTTCAAAAAGTTTGGCATTATGTAA
- the uxaC gene encoding glucuronate isomerase, producing MQIENPIVHPDFLLQSDVARELYHDYAAKIPIIDYHCHLPPADIALDRRFENLSQIWLEGDHYKWRAMRTHGIDEHYCTGAASDKEKFNKWAETVPYTLRNPLYHWTHLELKYPFGITEILNAASGDRIYQKGTELLQSEGFSVRGLLHKFNVKTVCTTEDPIDTLEHHAAIQADGFGVKVSTAWRPDNAIAVQNVQKFNVYIDKLATSCNKNIATFDDYLQALHQRHEFFHSMGCRLSDHGLDGPFPVTAYTDAEIKSIFGKLRTGQAVSPMEEQMFAACMLYNFAVMDFEKGWVQQYHVGAIRNVNLKAIREIGEAKGFDSIHDFSYAASMGAFFNRLEEESKLAKTILYNLNPRDNEMIATMIGNFQNGKVVSRFQYGSGWWFLDQKDGMEKQLNALSNMGLLFHFVGMVTDSRSFLSYSRHEYFRRILCNLLGRDVVNGEIPKDMKLLAQMVEAICYNNANDYFDF from the coding sequence ATGCAAATTGAAAACCCCATAGTTCATCCAGATTTTCTGTTGCAGAGCGACGTAGCGAGAGAGCTTTACCATGATTATGCAGCAAAAATTCCTATTATAGATTACCACTGCCATCTTCCACCGGCTGATATTGCGCTGGATCGCCGTTTTGAAAACCTCTCGCAGATTTGGCTGGAAGGCGATCATTACAAATGGCGTGCTATGCGCACCCACGGTATTGATGAGCATTATTGTACCGGAGCGGCCTCCGATAAGGAGAAGTTTAACAAATGGGCAGAAACCGTGCCTTACACATTGCGCAATCCGCTGTATCATTGGACGCACCTCGAACTTAAATATCCGTTTGGCATTACAGAGATACTCAATGCAGCCTCCGGCGATCGTATTTATCAGAAAGGAACCGAATTGCTGCAAAGCGAAGGCTTTAGCGTGCGTGGGTTGTTGCATAAATTTAATGTCAAAACCGTTTGCACTACCGAGGACCCGATTGATACGCTTGAGCATCATGCCGCTATTCAGGCTGATGGCTTTGGGGTAAAAGTATCCACCGCCTGGCGGCCCGATAATGCCATTGCCGTACAAAACGTACAGAAATTCAACGTTTATATAGATAAACTGGCGACTAGTTGTAATAAAAACATTGCCACGTTTGACGATTACCTGCAGGCCCTGCATCAGCGGCACGAGTTTTTCCATAGCATGGGCTGCCGGTTGTCAGACCACGGGTTGGACGGACCTTTCCCCGTTACGGCTTATACCGATGCAGAGATCAAATCAATCTTCGGGAAATTAAGAACCGGTCAGGCTGTTTCACCGATGGAAGAACAAATGTTTGCTGCCTGCATGTTGTATAACTTCGCTGTGATGGACTTTGAAAAAGGCTGGGTGCAGCAGTACCACGTGGGCGCAATCCGCAACGTAAACCTCAAAGCCATCAGAGAGATTGGGGAAGCCAAAGGGTTTGATTCTATTCATGATTTTAGTTATGCCGCATCTATGGGCGCGTTTTTTAATCGTCTGGAAGAAGAAAGCAAGCTGGCCAAAACCATTCTGTATAACCTCAACCCACGCGATAATGAGATGATTGCTACTATGATTGGCAATTTTCAGAACGGCAAGGTGGTGAGCCGTTTTCAGTACGGCTCCGGCTGGTGGTTTCTGGATCAGAAAGACGGGATGGAAAAACAGCTTAATGCCCTCTCTAATATGGGCCTGCTGTTCCATTTTGTAGGGATGGTAACTGATTCGCGCAGCTTTCTGTCGTACTCGCGCCACGAATATTTTCGCCGTATTCTGTGTAACCTGCTGGGGCGCGATGTGGTGAACGGCGAGATACCTAAAGACATGAAACTGCTGGCGCAGATGGTAGAAGCCATTTGCTACAATAACGCAAACGATTACTTTGACTTTTAA